AATGTTTGAAGTGCAAATGAAAGATCCATAATTTCGATTGGATGACCATCTCCAGCTGCAAGGTTTACAAGTCTTCCTTCTCCAATAACGAATATTTTTTTACCATTTATTATATATCCTTTTACATTTTCTCTTGCTTCAAAAATTTTTTCAGCATTTTTTTCTATTTTCTCTATTGGAATTTCAACATTGAAATGACCTGCGTTTGCAAGGATAACACCATTTTTCATGTTTAATATATCTTCATATTTTACCACATCTTTTACACCTGTTGATGTTACCACTATATCTGCAATTTTAGCTGCTTCTGACATTTTCATAACATTAAACCCATCCATAAGTGCCTCTATAGCTTTTATAGGATCTACCTCAGTAACAATAACATTTGCTCCCAATCCTTTTGCTCTCATAGCAATACCTCTACCACACCAGCCATATCCGGCAACAACTACATTTTTCCCAGCAATCAATGTATTTGTATTTCTCATTATTGAATCCCAAGTGGATTGTCCAGTTCCATATCTATTGTCAAAAAAATGTTTCATTTTTGCATTATTAACGGCTATAACGGGAACTTTTAAAAGCCCATTTTCTTGAAGATTTAAAAGTCTTCTAACTCCGGTAGTTGTTTCTTCTGAGATTCCTTTGACATTTTTTAAAAGCTCTGTTCTTTCGGTATGCAAAATCACACTTAGATCTGCACCATCATCTAAAATAAGTTCAGGTTCGTGATCAAGAACTTTGTTTAGATTCTTAAAATAAATTTTTTCGTCATGAGTTCTTTTTGCATGAACAGTTATACCATATTCAGATAATGCAGCTGCTACATCATCCTGCGTAGATAATGGATTACACCCTGTAACGAAAACATCAGCTCCAAGTTCTTTTAAAGTGATTGCTAAATAAGCAGTTTTTGCTTCCAAATGGATTGCCATCCCAATTTTAGTACTATTAAAAACTCCTTTATATTCTTTTTTTAAGTAATTTAATAAGGGCATAAAGTTTGAAACCCATTCGATTTTTTTTCTACCACTTTCCATTTCATCGCCTCCTATGTATCTGTTTTGTCATTACAAAGATATTTTATCATATTAATTGACTAAATAGGTATTTTTTGTAGATACAAATAGTTAATACAATCTATTTCAAATATTTGGGACTTGCTTTTAATTTAATATATATTAAAATCTTTTATAGAACAGTTATTTTGGAGGGAGCAATAAAATGAATTTAGATTCTTATTTAAAAAATTTAAAAATAACTATATCGATGGACAAACGTGAAAGTTGGGATAGCTACTTTTTGAAAATTGCTGAAATTATAGCTACCCGTTCTACTTGTTTTCATAGAAAAGTTGGAGCCGTTATTGTTAAAGATAAGAGGATTTTGGCGACAGGTTATAACCAACCTCCTTCTGGTTTTCCTCATTGTGATGACATAGGTTGTATTAGGGATGATTTGAATATTAAATCTGGGGAAAATCAAGAAGTGTGTTATGCTCTTCATGCAGAGCAAAATGCTTTGATGCAGGCAGCAAAATTTGGTATATCAACTGATGGTGCTACAATATATGTAACTCATAAACCATGTTCAGTTTGTGCAAGGCTAATAATTAATGCAGGTATAAAAAGGGTAGTGTATTTAAATGATTATCCAGATTCACTCACAGATTTTTTGTTTAAGACATCTAAAATTTCTGTTGAAAAACATGGAGGTGTTATTCATGAAAAGGGATGATTTAATAAATTATTTAAGAATTGACAGGTGGCCCACAGTTTGGTGTCCCGGTTGTGGAAATGGAATAATTTTAAAATCTTTTATTGATGCGGTTAATGAATTAAAGTTAGAAAAGGATAGAGTAGCTGTTGTTTCAGGAATTGGTTGTTCTTCAAGGGCAACTGGTTATCTAGATTTTAATACATTGCACACCCTTCATGGAAGGGCAATAGCTTTTGCTACAGGTGTAAAACTTGCAAGACCTGATTTTAAGGTAGTGGTTATGGGCGGTGATGGTGATATTACTGCAATTGGAGGAAATCATTTTATACACGCATGTAGAAGAAATCTAGATATTACAGTTATTATTTTTAACAATATGATTTATGGAATGACTGGAGGACAGCACTCACCTACTACTCCACATGAAAAGATAGCAAGTACGATGCCGTATGGAAATATAGAGAATTCTTTCGATATAGTTGAATTAGCTTTAACTTCAGGAGCAACTTATGTTGCAAGAAGCACTGTTTATCATTATCCTTTAACTGTAAAGTATATAAAAGAAG
This DNA window, taken from Thermosipho africanus Ob7, encodes the following:
- a CDS encoding adenosylhomocysteinase; its protein translation is MESGRKKIEWVSNFMPLLNYLKKEYKGVFNSTKIGMAIHLEAKTAYLAITLKELGADVFVTGCNPLSTQDDVAAALSEYGITVHAKRTHDEKIYFKNLNKVLDHEPELILDDGADLSVILHTERTELLKNVKGISEETTTGVRRLLNLQENGLLKVPVIAVNNAKMKHFFDNRYGTGQSTWDSIMRNTNTLIAGKNVVVAGYGWCGRGIAMRAKGLGANVIVTEVDPIKAIEALMDGFNVMKMSEAAKIADIVVTSTGVKDVVKYEDILNMKNGVILANAGHFNVEIPIEKIEKNAEKIFEARENVKGYIINGKKIFVIGEGRLVNLAAGDGHPIEIMDLSFALQTLSLIYIHKNYKNLENKVYQYPEELDEKVATLKLKSLGIEIDKLSEEQREYLKGY
- a CDS encoding deoxycytidylate deaminase, giving the protein MNLDSYLKNLKITISMDKRESWDSYFLKIAEIIATRSTCFHRKVGAVIVKDKRILATGYNQPPSGFPHCDDIGCIRDDLNIKSGENQEVCYALHAEQNALMQAAKFGISTDGATIYVTHKPCSVCARLIINAGIKRVVYLNDYPDSLTDFLFKTSKISVEKHGGVIHEKG
- a CDS encoding 2-oxoacid:ferredoxin oxidoreductase subunit beta; the protein is MKRDDLINYLRIDRWPTVWCPGCGNGIILKSFIDAVNELKLEKDRVAVVSGIGCSSRATGYLDFNTLHTLHGRAIAFATGVKLARPDFKVVVMGGDGDITAIGGNHFIHACRRNLDITVIIFNNMIYGMTGGQHSPTTPHEKIASTMPYGNIENSFDIVELALTSGATYVARSTVYHYPLTVKYIKEGISHRGMSVIEVLTNCHTYYGRYNGMRNAWDIHEYFKNNTVMKEKAEKLSREELEGKIIIGQFKKEEKPDFYENYKKIFSIVKNSEV